In Halorhabdus tiamatea SARL4B, a genomic segment contains:
- a CDS encoding 50S ribosomal protein L13: MSIATIDADVVVDARDCIMGRVASQVAERALDGETVAVVNAERAVITGSDEDVYETYKTRTDVGSDRGPAYPTRPDGIFKRAIRGMLPYKKPRGREAFENVRVYLGNPYEGGQDRNGDPVETEVLEGTSLDRLSNIKFVQLGELSEDLGANVTW; encoded by the coding sequence ATGAGTATCGCGACCATCGACGCGGACGTCGTCGTCGACGCCCGCGACTGCATCATGGGTCGCGTCGCGAGCCAGGTGGCCGAACGCGCACTCGACGGCGAGACGGTCGCCGTCGTCAACGCCGAGCGTGCAGTCATCACCGGCAGCGACGAGGACGTCTACGAGACGTACAAGACCCGGACCGACGTCGGCTCCGACCGGGGGCCGGCCTATCCCACCCGCCCGGACGGCATCTTCAAGCGGGCCATCCGCGGGATGCTTCCGTACAAGAAGCCCCGCGGTCGCGAGGCCTTCGAGAACGTCCGTGTGTACCTGGGCAACCCCTACGAGGGGGGCCAGGACAGAAACGGCGACCCCGTCGAGACGGAGGTCCTCGAGGGCACGTCGCTGGATCGACTGTCGAACATCAAGTTCGTCCAGCTGGGCGAGCTTTCGGAAGACCTCGGAGCAAACGTAACATGGTAA
- a CDS encoding 50S ribosomal protein L18e — translation MSKSNPRLRSLIADLKSVARDGGGDVWSDVAERLEKPRRTHAEVNLGRIERYAQEDETVVVPGKVLGSGVLQKDVTVAAVDFSSTAERKIDQVGETLNVEQALEDNPDGSNVRVIR, via the coding sequence ATGAGTAAGAGTAATCCGAGACTGCGTAGTCTCATCGCCGACCTCAAGTCGGTCGCCCGCGACGGCGGCGGTGACGTCTGGAGTGACGTCGCCGAGCGCTTAGAGAAACCCCGACGCACCCACGCGGAGGTCAACCTGGGTCGCATCGAGCGATACGCCCAGGAAGACGAAACCGTGGTCGTCCCCGGGAAGGTTCTCGGCAGCGGCGTCCTGCAGAAGGACGTCACCGTCGCCGCCGTCGACTTCTCGTCGACGGCCGAGCGGAAGATCGACCAGGTCGGCGAGACACTGAACGTCGAACAGGCACTCGAAGACAATCCGGACGGTTCGAACGTACGGGTGATTCGATGA
- a CDS encoding DNA-directed RNA polymerase subunit D, with product MAEYDVTFIERGEREARFLVRGVTPAFANGVRRAMVADVPTFSIDTVRVIENSSVMFDEQIGLRLGLVPLTTPVGEFEIGEEVTLALDVEGPDTAYSGDLVGNDEMVGPAEPDVPIIELKDDQRLELEADAVLDTGREHAKHQGGVAVSYRHLQRVEPQGEREEFADDDAEIVRGVIEDDGELVPTEDFDHDLTKRYPDTQVEIEDVTDAFVFHVETDGSFDVDTLVKEGVGTLRRRAEELTETIQL from the coding sequence ATGGCCGAATACGACGTCACGTTCATCGAGCGCGGGGAACGCGAGGCCCGGTTTCTGGTCCGGGGAGTGACCCCTGCGTTCGCGAACGGCGTCCGCCGGGCGATGGTCGCGGACGTGCCGACGTTCAGCATCGACACCGTCCGGGTCATCGAGAACTCGAGCGTGATGTTCGACGAGCAGATCGGGCTTCGACTCGGGCTCGTTCCGCTGACGACGCCCGTCGGCGAGTTCGAGATCGGCGAGGAGGTCACGCTGGCGCTCGACGTCGAAGGCCCCGATACGGCCTACTCCGGCGACCTGGTCGGAAACGACGAGATGGTTGGGCCAGCCGAACCGGACGTCCCGATCATCGAACTCAAGGACGACCAGCGGCTGGAACTCGAAGCCGATGCCGTCCTCGATACGGGACGGGAGCACGCCAAACACCAGGGCGGCGTGGCCGTCTCCTACCGACACCTCCAGCGTGTCGAGCCTCAGGGCGAGCGCGAGGAGTTCGCCGACGACGACGCCGAGATCGTCCGGGGCGTCATCGAGGACGACGGCGAACTCGTCCCGACCGAGGACTTCGATCACGACCTGACGAAGCGATACCCCGACACGCAGGTCGAGATCGAGGACGTGACCGACGCCTTCGTCTTCCACGTCGAGACCGACGGTTCCTTCGACGTGGACACGCTGGTCAAGGAGGGCGTCGGCACGCTCCGGCGACGCGCTGAGGAACTGACCGAAACGATTCAGCTATAA
- a CDS encoding 30S ribosomal protein S11, whose product MSGEQSKWGIAHVHASFNNTVITITDQTGAETLAKSSGGTVVKQNRDEASPYAAMQMAETVAEDVLQQGVEGVHVRVRGPGGNQQQNPGPGAQATIRALARAGLEIGRIEDVTPIPHDGTRSPKSSGF is encoded by the coding sequence ATGTCCGGAGAGCAATCCAAGTGGGGCATCGCCCACGTGCACGCATCGTTCAACAACACGGTCATCACGATCACCGACCAGACCGGTGCCGAGACACTGGCGAAGTCCAGTGGCGGGACGGTCGTCAAGCAGAACCGCGACGAGGCTTCGCCCTACGCCGCGATGCAGATGGCCGAGACCGTCGCCGAGGACGTCCTCCAGCAGGGCGTCGAAGGCGTTCACGTCCGCGTGCGTGGTCCCGGTGGCAACCAGCAGCAGAACCCCGGACCGGGCGCACAGGCGACCATCCGGGCGCTGGCTCGCGCCGGCCTCGAAATCGGTCGCATCGAGGACGTGACCCCGATCCCACACGACGGCACCCGCAGCCCAAAATCCAGCGGATTCTAA
- a CDS encoding 30S ribosomal protein S4, producing MALGSNTKFYETPNHPFQGERIADEQSLIGQYGLKNKEELWRAQSELRSYRREARKLLGSGGTAEESEEFIARLKRYAILDEGDALDDVLSLDVTDVLERRLQTVAYRNGLANTAEQARQFITHGHVTVDGKRVSIPSKTVAVEEEAAIEFDENSPLADELHPERAEER from the coding sequence ATGGCACTCGGTTCAAACACCAAGTTCTACGAGACGCCCAACCACCCCTTCCAGGGCGAGCGCATCGCCGACGAGCAGAGTCTCATCGGCCAGTACGGCCTCAAGAACAAGGAGGAACTCTGGCGCGCCCAGTCGGAACTTCGTTCCTACCGTCGTGAGGCCCGGAAGCTGCTGGGCAGCGGTGGGACAGCCGAGGAGAGCGAGGAGTTCATCGCACGGCTCAAACGCTACGCCATCTTAGACGAGGGTGACGCACTGGACGACGTCCTCTCGCTGGACGTGACCGACGTCCTCGAGCGTCGCCTCCAGACGGTTGCCTACCGAAACGGACTGGCCAACACGGCCGAGCAGGCCCGCCAGTTCATCACCCACGGCCACGTCACCGTCGACGGCAAGCGGGTGTCGATCCCGTCGAAGACAGTCGCCGTCGAGGAGGAAGCGGCCATCGAGTTCGACGAGAACAGTCCGCTGGCCGACGAACTCCACCCCGAACGCGCGGAGGAACGATAA
- a CDS encoding 30S ribosomal protein S13 — protein sequence MSAEDPDAAEVEDDEDLRYFVRIGQTDLDGTKSVERALTDMNGIGQRAARIIANDADIDRRETFGRLEDDEIEAIVERVEGFADDVPEWLANHRNDFFDGETTHEIGNDLNLTRRQDINRMKMVNAYKGVRHKRGQKVRGQRTKSTGRTEGTIGVNVEAIKEEQAEEAAAAEEDEE from the coding sequence ATGAGCGCAGAAGACCCAGACGCGGCCGAAGTGGAGGACGACGAGGACCTCCGCTATTTCGTCCGCATCGGACAGACCGACCTCGACGGCACGAAGTCCGTCGAGCGAGCCCTGACAGACATGAACGGTATCGGCCAACGCGCGGCCCGCATCATCGCCAACGACGCCGACATCGACCGGCGCGAGACCTTCGGCCGGCTCGAAGACGACGAGATCGAGGCGATCGTCGAGCGCGTCGAAGGCTTCGCCGACGACGTGCCCGAGTGGCTCGCGAACCACCGCAACGACTTCTTCGACGGCGAGACCACCCACGAGATCGGCAACGATCTCAACCTCACCCGCCGCCAGGACATCAACCGCATGAAGATGGTCAACGCCTACAAGGGCGTTCGTCACAAGCGCGGCCAGAAGGTCCGCGGCCAGCGGACGAAGTCCACCGGCCGGACCGAGGGGACCATCGGCGTCAACGTCGAGGCGATCAAAGAAGAGCAGGCCGAGGAAGCGGCAGCCGCCGAGGAGGATGAAGAATAA
- a CDS encoding SDR family NAD(P)-dependent oxidoreductase produces METVLVTGASSGIGRATARRFASAGWRVYAVDIDADGLGDLDGCETTTLDVTDGAAIGRLYERIRTEAGGLDCVVANAGYCQPGPLEDLPAERVERQFAVNVQGTLGTITAGLPLLRERGGSAVVVSSTHGRVVTPGMGAYAGSKHAIEGMADALRIEVAGGSVDVTLVAPAWVDTGFSAESDRHLSGFERSARYADVYDALEGGALLGGGPLAVTPDRVAATIHDAATAETPAARYPVGLPARLVLATRWLPRPVQDLGQRVSIRMLAALERVRGAITE; encoded by the coding sequence ATGGAAACCGTTCTCGTCACCGGCGCGAGCTCCGGGATCGGCCGGGCGACAGCCCGCCGGTTCGCGTCGGCTGGCTGGCGGGTGTACGCTGTCGACATCGATGCCGACGGGCTCGGCGACCTCGACGGGTGTGAGACCACCACCCTGGACGTGACCGACGGTGCGGCTATCGGGCGGCTCTACGAACGGATCCGCACCGAGGCCGGGGGCCTCGACTGCGTGGTCGCCAACGCCGGGTACTGCCAACCGGGACCGCTCGAAGACCTGCCGGCCGAACGGGTCGAGCGGCAGTTCGCCGTCAACGTCCAGGGGACGCTTGGGACGATCACAGCCGGCCTGCCGTTGCTGCGGGAGCGGGGCGGATCCGCTGTCGTCGTTTCCAGCACGCACGGTCGCGTCGTCACGCCAGGCATGGGCGCGTACGCGGGGTCAAAGCACGCAATCGAGGGAATGGCCGATGCCCTCCGGATCGAGGTCGCCGGGGGGTCCGTCGACGTGACGCTGGTTGCACCCGCCTGGGTCGACACCGGATTCAGCGCCGAATCAGATCGCCATCTGTCCGGGTTCGAGCGCTCGGCTCGGTACGCTGACGTCTACGACGCACTCGAGGGAGGGGCGCTGCTCGGTGGCGGGCCGCTCGCCGTTACCCCGGATCGCGTCGCGGCGACGATCCACGACGCGGCGACCGCAGAGACTCCGGCGGCCCGGTATCCCGTCGGGCTTCCTGCACGGCTCGTCCTCGCGACGCGGTGGCTGCCACGGCCCGTACAGGACCTCGGCCAGCGCGTGTCGATCCGAATGCTCGCTGCGCTCGAACGCGTCCGGGGGGCGATCACCGAATGA
- a CDS encoding acetoacetate decarboxylase family protein, with product MTESITVSTGQTFELPVSLSATIAGAVFPADRAAVEELLPTGLEPVGTRADRAAMTVLVVRYDRVGRETIPPYDEVGVLFPAVEAGTRTVPYVSLLRRPASGYVHTLPVTTEPARAFGVDVWGYPKLVATIDVTDEGRTRRATVTTAEGTLLSVSIRRPPTVPARLSGYNFTIKDDKRLREPTTLRGRVGGWFGGKGASLSFGEHPTGRQLDDIGVGTEPLFRLAADCEFTIGAGEPLG from the coding sequence ATGACCGAGTCGATCACTGTCTCGACGGGTCAGACGTTCGAGCTTCCGGTCTCGCTTTCGGCGACGATCGCAGGGGCTGTCTTTCCCGCCGACCGGGCGGCCGTCGAGGAATTACTCCCCACTGGGCTGGAACCTGTCGGAACGCGAGCCGACCGTGCCGCGATGACCGTCCTCGTCGTCCGGTACGACCGCGTCGGCAGGGAGACGATCCCGCCCTACGACGAGGTCGGCGTCCTGTTTCCGGCTGTCGAAGCGGGAACGCGGACCGTCCCCTACGTCTCGTTGCTGCGGCGACCGGCCAGCGGCTACGTCCACACCTTGCCGGTGACGACTGAACCCGCCCGGGCGTTCGGCGTCGACGTCTGGGGCTATCCCAAACTCGTCGCAACTATCGACGTGACCGACGAGGGACGGACGCGACGGGCAACCGTCACGACAGCGGAGGGGACGCTACTTTCGGTCTCTATCCGGCGGCCGCCGACCGTCCCGGCGCGGCTCTCGGGCTACAATTTCACCATCAAGGACGACAAACGCCTCCGGGAACCCACGACGTTGCGGGGTCGCGTCGGGGGGTGGTTCGGCGGGAAGGGGGCGTCGCTGTCGTTCGGCGAGCACCCGACCGGCCGGCAGTTGGACGACATCGGTGTCGGCACGGAACCGCTCTTCCGGCTGGCCGCCGACTGCGAGTTCACGATCGGCGCGGGCGAACCGCTCGGCTGA
- a CDS encoding alpha-amylase domain-containing protein: MSVYGAPATGCKPRNEDAIDLGSGGVYQFYHTPWDAIREALPAVAAAGYDAIQVPPAQRSKRTWADPEPRGYQPIDHLDFDSAFGTESEYQQMVETAHEQGLAVIADAVVNHMAEGVDFAQFPHFGWGDFRHGGPIRDDTDEWELKHRDLEGLPDLRQESEHVREVLEAYVEKYARLGVDGIRWDAVKHVPAWFFRDHANPWASERGLFTLGEVLHGSVDTCEEYLETGMTVMDYPLYFTMHEEVFHRDGDFRALDGAGLVDRHPGRTVTFVSNHDSSPPEYEALAHAFILTYEGYPRVYSGRFDPEDDTIARLLSIRRTLAVGPAHTRHVDRNTYVFEREGNLLVGLNRARERRSVTVETSWAATQLSERSDTGEDVTTDADGTVELSIPPTEWICYAPPSRS; this comes from the coding sequence ATGTCCGTCTACGGTGCACCCGCGACCGGGTGCAAACCACGTAACGAGGACGCGATCGACCTCGGATCCGGCGGCGTCTACCAGTTCTATCACACGCCCTGGGACGCGATCCGCGAGGCACTCCCCGCCGTCGCCGCGGCGGGATACGACGCGATCCAGGTGCCGCCCGCCCAGCGGAGCAAGCGCACCTGGGCGGACCCGGAGCCGCGGGGCTACCAGCCCATCGACCACCTGGACTTCGACAGCGCGTTCGGCACCGAGAGCGAGTACCAGCAGATGGTCGAGACCGCCCACGAGCAGGGGCTGGCCGTCATCGCCGACGCGGTCGTCAACCACATGGCCGAGGGCGTCGATTTCGCGCAGTTCCCGCACTTCGGCTGGGGCGACTTCCGGCACGGCGGTCCGATCAGGGACGATACGGACGAGTGGGAACTAAAGCACCGCGATCTCGAGGGACTCCCGGATCTCCGCCAGGAATCCGAACACGTCCGGGAGGTGCTGGAAGCGTACGTCGAGAAGTACGCACGGCTGGGCGTCGACGGCATCCGCTGGGACGCAGTCAAGCACGTCCCGGCATGGTTCTTCCGGGACCATGCGAACCCCTGGGCGAGCGAGCGAGGGCTCTTCACGCTCGGCGAAGTCCTCCACGGCTCGGTCGACACCTGCGAGGAATACCTCGAAACGGGGATGACGGTCATGGACTACCCGCTCTATTTCACCATGCACGAGGAGGTGTTTCACCGCGATGGGGACTTCCGCGCCCTGGACGGGGCCGGACTCGTCGATCGACACCCCGGGCGGACGGTGACGTTCGTCTCCAATCACGACAGCTCGCCACCCGAGTACGAGGCACTCGCACACGCGTTCATCCTCACGTACGAAGGATATCCGCGAGTCTACAGCGGCCGCTTCGACCCGGAAGACGACACGATAGCGAGGTTGCTTTCGATCCGCCGGACCCTCGCCGTGGGGCCCGCACACACCCGCCACGTCGACCGCAATACGTACGTCTTCGAGCGCGAGGGCAACCTGCTGGTGGGACTCAACCGCGCCAGGGAGCGACGGTCGGTCACGGTCGAGACGTCCTGGGCGGCGACGCAGCTCAGCGAGCGATCCGACACCGGGGAGGACGTCACGACTGACGCCGACGGAACCGTCGAACTCTCGATTCCACCCACCGAATGGATCTGTTACGCGCCGCCGTCGAGGTCCTGA
- a CDS encoding Mrp/NBP35 family ATP-binding protein, with product MDEAELRELLASVEDPDLEGDIVSLGLVNDVALENGSAHIDLALGAPFSPTETTIADRVREVIGDAAPDLAVELTASIDRDTEGDVLPGVKNVVAVASGKGGVGKSTVAVNLAAGLADRGARVGLFDADIYGPNVPRMLDAHERPEATEDDQIIPPEKHGMKLMSMDFLLGEDDPVIWRGPMVHQTLTQLFEDVQWGDLDYLVVDLPPGTGDTQLTLLQTVPVTGAVIVTTPQGVALDDARKGLEMFGKHETPVLGIIENMSSFKCPDCGSEHAIFGEGGGREFADQVQMPFLGEIPLDPEIRERGDEGRPAVLADDLDVSGAFRNFVANTANNQGIVHRNRLSEQSE from the coding sequence ATGGACGAAGCCGAGTTGCGGGAACTGCTTGCATCGGTCGAAGACCCGGATCTCGAGGGAGACATCGTCTCGCTGGGCCTGGTCAACGACGTCGCCCTGGAGAACGGGAGCGCCCACATCGACCTCGCGCTGGGTGCGCCGTTCTCGCCGACCGAGACGACTATCGCCGATCGCGTTCGCGAGGTCATCGGCGACGCCGCGCCGGATCTGGCTGTCGAGCTCACCGCGTCGATCGACCGCGACACCGAGGGCGACGTCCTGCCGGGCGTCAAAAACGTCGTCGCGGTCGCGAGCGGGAAGGGTGGCGTCGGCAAGTCGACGGTCGCGGTCAACCTCGCGGCGGGACTCGCCGACCGGGGCGCGCGCGTCGGGCTGTTCGACGCCGACATCTACGGGCCGAACGTCCCGCGGATGCTCGACGCCCACGAGCGCCCCGAAGCCACCGAGGACGACCAGATCATCCCGCCGGAGAAACACGGCATGAAACTCATGAGCATGGACTTCCTGCTCGGCGAGGACGACCCTGTGATCTGGCGTGGGCCGATGGTTCACCAAACCCTGACCCAGCTGTTCGAGGACGTCCAGTGGGGCGACCTCGATTACCTCGTCGTCGACCTCCCGCCGGGGACCGGCGACACCCAGCTCACCCTGCTCCAGACCGTCCCGGTTACGGGCGCGGTGATCGTCACGACGCCCCAGGGCGTCGCCCTGGACGACGCCCGCAAGGGTCTGGAGATGTTCGGCAAGCACGAGACGCCCGTGCTGGGCATCATCGAAAACATGAGCTCGTTCAAATGCCCGGACTGCGGGAGCGAACACGCTATCTTCGGCGAGGGTGGCGGTCGGGAGTTCGCCGACCAGGTCCAGATGCCGTTCCTCGGCGAGATCCCACTCGATCCGGAGATCCGCGAACGCGGCGACGAGGGCCGACCCGCGGTCCTGGCTGATGATCTCGACGTGAGCGGTGCCTTCCGGAATTTCGTCGCCAACACGGCGAACAACCAGGGGATCGTCCACCGAAATCGACTTTCAGAGCAAAGCGAGTGA
- a CDS encoding DeoR family transcriptional regulator: MSNRERSDSGEFVETISRSRVLDVFRSVNGPVVTSTDVAEHLECSTETARRKLRELHRDGVVDRRKSGRTVVWWITEEYDTDPEPVDPDDPLFADRPSFASGREDLSESVDDVLYRNEA; the protein is encoded by the coding sequence ATGAGCAACCGAGAACGATCGGACTCGGGGGAGTTCGTCGAGACTATCTCACGGTCCCGCGTATTGGACGTCTTTCGCTCCGTGAACGGGCCGGTTGTCACCTCCACAGATGTCGCCGAGCACTTGGAGTGCTCCACCGAGACGGCCCGGCGGAAACTCAGGGAACTCCACCGGGACGGCGTCGTCGATCGTCGAAAGAGCGGACGGACTGTCGTGTGGTGGATCACGGAGGAATACGACACTGACCCGGAGCCCGTCGATCCAGACGACCCGCTGTTCGCCGACAGGCCGTCGTTCGCGTCGGGACGTGAGGACCTCTCCGAGAGTGTCGACGACGTGTTGTACCGTAACGAGGCATGA
- a CDS encoding type II toxin-antitoxin system VapC family toxin codes for MSQVSRSTPLFVDTNAFVAVFNEDDTHHDAATELLDGIGAGEYAYGPLYTSRYVLSETATTLLYGVGHAEAVEAVATVRDSSSINLIDVDPHRFDVTVKQFEQYDDQSISFIDHMNATLAEEYDISHIFAFDDDFATLGLTRVPVDTGEV; via the coding sequence ATGAGTCAGGTCTCTCGGTCGACGCCGCTGTTCGTGGATACGAATGCCTTCGTTGCGGTATTCAACGAGGACGATACACATCACGACGCGGCCACTGAGTTACTGGATGGGATCGGAGCAGGCGAATACGCCTATGGGCCGCTGTACACGAGTCGATACGTCCTCTCGGAGACGGCGACGACGCTGCTGTACGGTGTCGGCCACGCCGAAGCGGTCGAAGCCGTAGCGACTGTCAGAGACTCGTCTTCGATCAACCTGATCGACGTCGATCCGCACCGCTTTGACGTGACTGTCAAGCAGTTCGAACAGTACGACGATCAGTCGATTTCGTTCATCGATCACATGAACGCGACGCTTGCCGAGGAGTACGATATCTCGCATATTTTCGCGTTCGACGATGACTTTGCGACGCTCGGGTTGACTCGTGTCCCAGTCGATACTGGTGAAGTCTGA
- a CDS encoding tyrosine--tRNA ligase yields the protein MDTDERVDLATRNTAEVVTEAELRELFEDREEPSVYIGYAPTGEMHIGHFTTIRKLADFLHAGMDVTVLIADLHAHLDDAKSPFDLLEARTAYYQETIEAMVEAAGADPEQITFVRGRDFELDSEYTLELLRMTAETTIARAQRAASEVVRESDSPNLGGLVYPLMQTLDVDALDADVAYGGIDQRGIYMLSREILPEHGGEAPTCVFAPLLSGLTGGKMSASQESSKVALTDDPATVQEKIGDAYCPMGEVEGNGVLEYVRYLVFPILEEREEAFVVERPEEYGGNLTYDSYEDLEGDFTSEELHPQDLKNAAGEYIGDIVDPIRQRLESQPQLLAEAYPEQYD from the coding sequence ATGGACACGGACGAGCGAGTCGACCTGGCGACCCGCAACACCGCCGAGGTCGTCACCGAGGCGGAGTTACGCGAGCTGTTCGAGGACCGCGAGGAGCCGTCGGTCTACATCGGCTATGCCCCGACCGGCGAGATGCACATCGGTCACTTCACGACAATCCGGAAACTCGCCGACTTCCTGCACGCCGGGATGGACGTGACGGTGCTGATCGCCGATCTGCACGCCCACCTCGACGACGCAAAGAGCCCGTTCGATCTGCTGGAGGCCCGCACTGCCTATTACCAGGAAACAATCGAGGCGATGGTCGAGGCCGCCGGGGCCGATCCCGAACAGATTACGTTCGTGCGCGGACGTGACTTCGAACTCGACTCCGAGTACACACTCGAACTCCTGCGGATGACTGCCGAGACGACGATCGCCCGCGCCCAGCGGGCCGCAAGCGAGGTCGTCCGCGAATCGGACTCCCCGAACTTGGGTGGACTCGTCTATCCGCTCATGCAGACTCTTGACGTCGACGCTTTGGACGCCGACGTAGCTTACGGTGGGATCGACCAGCGCGGAATCTACATGCTCTCCCGCGAGATCCTGCCCGAACACGGCGGCGAGGCCCCGACCTGCGTCTTCGCACCGCTGCTCTCTGGACTGACGGGTGGGAAGATGAGTGCCTCCCAGGAGTCCTCGAAGGTCGCACTCACGGACGACCCAGCGACAGTCCAGGAGAAGATCGGCGATGCCTACTGTCCGATGGGCGAGGTCGAGGGCAACGGCGTTCTGGAGTACGTCCGCTATCTCGTGTTCCCCATCCTCGAGGAGCGCGAGGAGGCCTTCGTCGTCGAGCGGCCCGAGGAGTACGGCGGGAACCTCACCTATGACTCCTACGAGGATCTGGAGGGTGACTTCACCAGCGAGGAACTCCATCCCCAGGACCTCAAAAACGCCGCAGGCGAATACATCGGCGATATCGTCGATCCGATCCGGCAGCGTCTCGAATCCCAGCCCCAGTTGCTGGCCGAGGCCTATCCCGAACAATACGACTGA
- a CDS encoding class I SAM-dependent methyltransferase, giving the protein MDRSRADVRETYDHIGEHFSKTRVNAWPEVESFVADAAEVDLALDVGCGNGRHVETLQQRADQVVGVDVSRSLLDAATERVPDGRFVLGDASHLPIATDRVDLAVYIATLHHLPSREARIASLDELARVLYSGGVALVSAWSTAHDTFDTPADAETGFDTTVEWTLPGGETAPRFYHIYAPAEFRADVESSALSLDAFEVSSGNCYGTVSPASR; this is encoded by the coding sequence ATGGATCGCTCCCGCGCGGACGTGCGTGAAACGTACGACCATATCGGCGAGCACTTCTCGAAGACGCGAGTCAATGCCTGGCCGGAAGTCGAGTCGTTCGTCGCCGACGCGGCCGAAGTGGATCTGGCGCTCGACGTCGGCTGTGGCAACGGCCGCCACGTCGAGACGCTCCAGCAGCGGGCCGATCAAGTGGTCGGCGTGGACGTGAGTCGATCGCTGCTCGACGCGGCGACCGAGCGCGTCCCGGATGGTCGCTTCGTGCTCGGTGACGCCTCGCACCTTCCGATCGCGACCGATCGCGTCGATCTGGCCGTCTACATCGCGACGCTGCATCACCTGCCATCCCGAGAAGCGCGCATTGCCAGCCTCGACGAACTCGCGCGAGTCCTGTATTCCGGCGGAGTGGCGCTCGTCAGCGCCTGGAGTACGGCCCACGACACCTTCGACACCCCAGCCGACGCCGAGACGGGCTTCGACACGACTGTCGAGTGGACGCTGCCCGGCGGCGAGACAGCCCCGCGGTTCTATCACATCTACGCGCCGGCGGAGTTCCGGGCCGACGTTGAATCGAGTGCGCTCTCGCTCGATGCGTTCGAGGTCTCCAGCGGAAACTGCTATGGGACCGTCAGTCCGGCGTCGCGCTGA
- a CDS encoding type II toxin-antitoxin system PemK/MazF family toxin: MAYAQGSVVIAPATFKRGRRPYLVVSNADRPFVGDRYTVAVITSTERDDAVPIAERSLTEGELKTDPSYVSPWSLHVFPEQDIVKRVAQVDTGTMRTVADQIQAFTRVL; this comes from the coding sequence ATGGCCTACGCCCAGGGAAGCGTGGTCATCGCACCAGCGACGTTCAAACGCGGACGACGACCGTATCTCGTCGTCTCGAACGCCGATCGACCGTTCGTCGGCGACCGATACACTGTGGCTGTTATCACGTCGACTGAACGCGATGACGCAGTCCCGATTGCGGAACGCTCGCTGACGGAAGGCGAACTCAAGACCGATCCGAGTTACGTCAGTCCGTGGTCGCTACACGTCTTCCCTGAGCAAGACATCGTCAAACGCGTTGCGCAGGTCGATACGGGGACAATGCGAACGGTGGCGGACCAGATTCAGGCGTTCACTCGGGTATTGTAA
- a CDS encoding MarR family transcriptional regulator — MPIQLDPDDDAEIPPVKPGTNAQELLAVLLDHPDMGFSPKELSELTDVPHTSVQKTLSRMRERGLVRKIDSYWAVADDVAASEVASAVSLQSIQETYGDDAYGDDEWVADAPDLGDNA; from the coding sequence ATGCCGATTCAACTGGATCCGGACGACGACGCAGAGATACCACCGGTCAAGCCGGGGACAAACGCCCAGGAACTCCTGGCTGTCCTCCTCGATCATCCGGACATGGGTTTCAGCCCGAAGGAACTCTCGGAACTCACGGACGTCCCACACACAAGCGTCCAAAAGACACTTTCGCGGATGCGAGAACGTGGGCTCGTCCGGAAGATCGACTCATACTGGGCGGTCGCCGACGATGTGGCAGCTTCGGAAGTTGCCTCCGCCGTTAGTCTCCAGAGTATTCAGGAAACGTACGGCGACGACGCCTACGGTGACGATGAATGGGTAGCGGACGCCCCCGATCTCGGGGACAACGCGTAG